The following coding sequences lie in one Steroidobacter denitrificans genomic window:
- a CDS encoding SCO family protein, translating into MSRIPRIPSIALAIVVIVAVVAGMLLSRALLQSETTLPVLTAGTLLDPPKPLPPMAAHTTRTAEGASMLAAGPKTDARASMSAPVSAAASSAAGFVDQDRQTFDLERLEGHWSLMFFGFTNCPDICPMTLGTLAQTEKQLMDLPPAQRPQVILVSVDARRDTPEQLATYVKFFSPSFTGITAPQEIVEEFARRMGVVVAIAPIGSGGIQADGTPGDSSGNHDSYTVDHSTSIFLIDPHGAMRALFSPAHSAAAIAADYRRVIAADRRDLR; encoded by the coding sequence ATGTCACGAATTCCACGAATTCCATCGATCGCCCTGGCGATCGTCGTTATTGTAGCCGTGGTCGCGGGAATGCTGCTGTCCCGTGCGTTGTTGCAGTCTGAAACGACCCTCCCCGTGCTCACCGCCGGCACCTTGCTGGATCCGCCCAAGCCGCTGCCGCCGATGGCCGCGCACACGACCCGTACGGCGGAGGGCGCGTCGATGCTCGCTGCCGGCCCGAAGACCGATGCACGAGCGTCCATGTCCGCGCCGGTATCCGCCGCCGCATCGTCCGCCGCGGGTTTCGTCGATCAGGACCGGCAAACCTTCGACCTTGAGCGTCTCGAGGGACACTGGAGCCTGATGTTCTTCGGTTTCACCAACTGTCCCGACATCTGTCCGATGACCCTGGGTACGCTCGCTCAGACCGAGAAACAGCTGATGGATCTGCCGCCGGCGCAGCGTCCCCAGGTCATCCTGGTATCGGTCGATGCCCGGCGTGACACGCCCGAACAGCTAGCCACCTACGTCAAATTCTTCAGTCCATCCTTCACGGGCATCACCGCACCCCAGGAGATCGTCGAGGAGTTCGCCCGCCGGATGGGCGTGGTCGTGGCCATCGCTCCGATCGGCAGCGGCGGGATCCAGGCGGACGGCACGCCCGGGGATTCATCCGGCAACCACGACAGCTACACAGTCGATCATTCCACATCCATCTTCCTGATCGATCCGCACGGCGCGATGCGTGCCCTGTTTTCGCCGGCTCATTCCGCGGCGGCGATCGCCGCGGATTACCGGCGCGTGATCGCCGCGGATCGGCGCGACCTCCGGTGA